The genomic window GTCAGACAAGAAGAATCAATGCTCAAGCAAAAGTCTTGGGTCCAATTGATGGAATTAGGAAACTCAAATTCTTCACTTTTTCATAACTATTTGAAAGAAAGAAGATGTCGTTATAATATTCCTACACTTCAAGATTCTAATGGTAATATgcttgatgaagataatgaaattTCTCTTGAATGTGTCAAATTTTTCTCTGATTTGTTCAAAGAAGATGTTACTTCTACTTTTACTGATGATGATGCTGAATTTGTAAATTTTTCTAATCTGGTGAGTGCTAATGATGCGTGTAATTTGGTTTCTCCTGTTACTAGGGATGAATTTGTCTATGCCTTATCCTGTAGTGGTTCCAGTAAAGCATCAAGACCTGATGGCTTATCGAGTCATTTTTTCAAGGTTTGTTGGAAGATAATTGAATAATATTTTGTCAAGGCCATTCAGAACTTTTTCTCTAAGTCGAAGCTACTGGGGGAGGTAAACAGTACTTTTCTCACTTTGGTACCTAAATCTGATAATCCTTCTACCATTGTTGATTATAGACCTATCTCATGTTGCAATGTGATTTATAAGTGCATAACTAAGATCATAGCTATCATAATAAAAACTGTGTTAAAGAGCCTTGTGAGTGCGAACCAATCTGCTTTTATTTCTAGAAGGTTTATACAGGATAACATCCTACTAGCCCATGAAATTGTTCGTAATTATCATAGAACAACTGGCACTCCTAGATGCTCTCTTAAGATTGATATCAGAAAAGTTTACGACACAGTTAGTTGGAAATCCATCTTGCTCTATTTAATTAAAATGGGTTTTCCTCCCCAATTCATTGAACGGATTTACGTTTTCTTCTCCACGACAAAATTTGCGGTGCTTGTTAACGGGTCTCCCTACGGATATTTTTCTGCTAGCATGGGACTTAGGCAAGGTTGTCCCTTGTCCCCTTACCTTTTTGTTATAGTTATGGAAGTTTTGAGTGTCTCCCTGAAACTTCAAATTGATAATGGTAACTATGGCCTCCATCCTAGGTGTAGATTGACTAATTTGACACACTTCTGTTTTGCCGATGATATTCTCGTTTTTTTCAAGGGTTCACTTGCTGATGCTGAATCACTTAAGACTGCTTTATCTATGTTCAGTAAGATCTCAGGCCTTGAATAAATAAGCAGAAGACTACTCTTTTTTCTTATTCGGTTGATAGTGGGTCTTTATCTCAGATTTTATTATGTTTGCACTGTAGTAGTAGTGTTGTTCCAGTTCGCTATCTTGGTGTTCCTTTCTTATCTACCAGACTTTCATATCAATATTGTTTGCCTCTTATCTCTAAGGTTGCATAAAATGGTAAAATCCTGGAAAGCAAAGTCCCTTACTTACGCAGGAAGACTTCTACTTATTAAAATTGTTCTCGCTGGTATGATTTTCTTTTGGATGGCATGTTTTGTTTTACCAAAGAGATCCATTAAAGAACTGAACTCCATCCGTAAGAAATTTTTATGGGCTTGTGTAGATATGGGGAAGAAATACCATCCTATAGGCTGGGATTTAGTGTGTAGACTTGTTCAGGAAGAAGGCTTAACAGTTAGAAATATTGAGATTATTAATGCTGCAGCAAATCTTAGGCACCTGTGGAACTTGGTCAGTGGAAAATATAACATTTGGACTGATTGGTTTTACAAAAACCTCATCCAAAATAAAGATTTTTGGACCATGAACATTCCACAGGATTCGTCGTGGTGTTGGCGTAGAATTTTAGACCAGAGAGAAGTTGCTAGAGATTTCATCTTTCATGTGTTTGGTACTAGTAGTAATGTTAAGTTTATTTCTGATTTATGGCATCCTTGTAGTCGTCTTAATGATTGGGTGAGCAGTGTTATTCTTGAAGAGATTTGTCCCAACTCAAATAACATGGTGAATCAGTTTATTGAGAATGCTCAGTGGAATTTTCCTCAGTCTCAGTCTATAGAAGTGCAAAATGTTATATCTCAACTACAACTAGTCGAGTTTAATGTCAGTGAACAAGACCTGGTGGTTCGGAAACCTAGTTCCACTGGGGATTATACGATGAAAGACTCTTATAAGGCTCTGGATGGTGTTAGGATCTTAGTTAATTGACATTTCTTGGTTTGGTTTAAATCTCATGTGCCACGGTACACTTTTATTACTTGGTTAGGGCTCCATAGAAGACTCAAAACCAGAGAGAAAATGGTGAAGTAGGGTTTGCTACAAACTGCTACTTGTCCTCTCTGTGATGGTATTTCTGAAACTGAAGATCACTTATTCCACGAGTGTACTTATTCTGCAGGCATTTGGCATGGACTTCTCCTCAAAATGGGTTACTTTCGAAACTTGAGTAGCTGCTGGCAAGAAGAGATAAACTGGTGTGTTGCAGTCTTTGTAGGAGAAGGCATGCTTACTAGAGTGAAGAAAATCATCCTCAACTGTTATATTTATCGCATATGGAAGGAAAGAAATAGCCGGATTTTCACAGGCAAGTTTAATTATGCTGACCAAGTTGGTCATGTTATTATCAATGATGTGAAAATCAAAGTTATGTCTATGACATGGAAGTTAAGGGACAGCCCTACTGCTAGATATTTTGTGGAAAGATAGGGGTTAAATTGTGGCTTATCTCTATCACTATTCAGTACTGCACCTGGCTTGGTCCTGACATTAGTAAAATCATGATGAATACTGATGGCTCAAAGAAAGACCACTCAGGAGGATGGAGTGTTATTCTGAGGAATAATGCTGGTGAGCCTGTTGATGCTACTCAAGGGGGTGGTCCTCTCATCTCTACAACATCTCATGGATTACAAGGGGTGGAAATGAGACTGACTCTTGCAAGAACAAGAGGGTTTAAAAAGGCTCATCTGGCCACTGACTCAATGGTGGTCTACTACATTCTGATGAATAAGAAGGAAACACCACCTTGGCAGCTTCTCCAAATTTGGTGCAAAGTTAACTTACTTGGAGATTTCTTTGAAGTTTTAAAGATTTCTCGTGTCTATCGAGAAATCAATAGAGCTGCTGATCTATTGGCAGGTCACCATCCTCCTATCAAATGGATGGATGTGAGAACTGAGGATTTCTCTGCTGAGCTTCATCAGATTATAAAAGAAGACAAGGAGGGAACTCAGTACAGGcgtagtatttttattttttttgcttgttttggtttctttttcttgGGGTGGGAATTTCTggtaaaacaaaaaaataaagttgCCTTTTGTTGGAAATTTCTGGCATCAAGcattttttttttgccttttgTTGAAAAATACTAGGCAAAAAAAAAGTTGCCTagtatttttcttctcttcttatcATCAAGTATTAGTAATAATATTATTTGGGCTTGGGGAACTGATTAATGAATTTTATCGCTGGATAAAATGATAATCCTAATTCCCAACCTAACGGCACTATCATACAGAAGACAGTAAAAGAGACACACGTGTACCAAAGAGAACATAACAGAATAACAGAAAAACAGTCCATCTGAGGTGTAACACAGTGTAAGGTTATCCATGATTATTATACTAACCATACTATTCTGTTTTGAGATGAGGCCATGAGGGCCtattttgaaaattttaataTCTTCTGGTCATTGTTCAAAATGATAACCCATTAACttactttctttctttctttctttcttttttttttcttttcagtaaaAGGCAAGCAGAATCCGATACTTGTATGATCTATAAATTTGGGAACATCCGCAATGTTGATTAAAAAAATATGTAGATTTGGCATAGTACCCAACTTTTGTGGAAGAAGGCATATTCTGGTGATGTAAAATAATGAAGTCAGTCGACATTCAAGCTTAGTGGAAACAAGAATATTTTCCACTTTAATCAGATATGGAATACGTGGGTTTTTAATCACGAGAATATTTGCTAATTTAATCAtgtcaaagagaaaaaaaaaagaccgatcTGATATCATTGTTAATGCGAATCAGCAAAAGCAATGTGTCTTTCCATAACATGGACTGCAAACAGAATTTGCGAAACGCCAAGCATATCATAGCACAGATGCAGCAGGAAAATTAAAGTACAACTAAGTCACCTTTAAAGATGAAATACTTGAATCTGACGCTGTCACTCAAGAATCTTATTCCTTACTTTTTCAGTACAGTAACCGGCGAAACCAGCTCTGTAGTTTTGGCTTCTGTATTGGCCATGGTTGTCTCCTGTCTGAAATTTTTGTAAATATCTCCCTGATAGAATCTTCTTGTCCTAATAAACAGAACGAAGGAACTTAGAGCTCCAATAAATGCTGCTGCTGCTAATATAATAAAACATAACCTGTAACAGTGTTTTCCAATACATGTCAACTCCTTCCCGATATCCCTTCCAAGTCCTAATACATTCAATTGCTTTAATGCCTCTCTGTCATAAAGGAAACCTGCAACTCTTACATTGAATACATAGGATCCGAGAGGCATCGCTAATATCCCACAATTGTACAACGTCGAATAATACTTGAGTCCAAAGAGTTCGGATATGATTGTGAAAATAAGTGTTACGTGTGCACCATAACAAAAACCAATGATCACTGAAGCAATGTAGATAGAACCAGGAATTGGGAAGGCAATAAGAATGTGTCCGGTACAAGAAGAAAGAAGGATGATTGCCATTACCAGAGTTCTTGGAAATTTCCACCTTGTAAGCAGGATTTCAGAGGTCAAACCGATACAAACTCTTCCGAAATAGTTCCAAATACTCATAAGTGATATGAATGTGCTTATCGTAAGTGTTGGGTAGCCAAGAGATTCACCGATTTGACCCAAATTGTCTATCGCTGTGAGACTGGTGCCGAGTCCACAGAATCCCCCAATAACGAGTAATAACATGTCAATGCTCAGAATTGCCTGCAAGATGGTATAGTCTTCTCCCCTCTCCGGCCGGGGTTTGAAAACATCTGTAAAacaagaaatttttggtttttggttctcttcttccattgatggTGTCGTGTTTAATGGCTGAGGAATTGGGTTCACAAGAGATGGAGTTTCTACAGTTATCATCTCTGGTGCAAGGTCTTTCTTCATTAGATTCCAGATTACAAGCTCTTCTTTAATTGTTATAGACAGAGGAGTTAGAAGTAAAATGCACACAATAGTTGCAGTTACTACATAGCCGGAATGGGAGAAGGTCTTTTGTTTCTGAGTTATGGTAATAACCATTATGAATAGAGCTAACACAACGGATATCCAGAGATACTTGTATATAACTCTCTTTTCGACCTTTGACTGCCGACTGAGTTTAATCAAACGGATTGCATAGAGGAAAAAGATAGATATAACAGCAGGTAGCCAAGCAATGAAGAGGATTAGAGATTTAGAGTCGTTACCATAGATGGCAAGGTAAAGCTGGGTCATGACAGCTCCGCTGAGGCCAGTGAATCCCTTTAGCAGACCTATCAGGGTTCCTCGGTTGTCTGGAAAGTTCTTTACAGAAGTGACTGTAACACTAGTGAGGGTAAAATTTTGAGAATTAGCACCAAGGCAAATGTACAAGCACATCTGCCAAATGTGGGGCTTGGAAATGCGGCCGCTAATACTAATCCACGCCATGAAGTATCCAACAAAGTTCAAGGATGCACCAAGAAGCAGAACAAACCAATTTGGAGTCACTTCAGCAATAAGACCAGAGAAAATCCCAATAGTACTTCCAAGGTCTTTGAAGAAACCAAGCGTGTTGAGAGTTGTCTGGTCGTACCCGAgagttttctttatttctttggagTAAATTCCGAAAATATAAGCTCCACCAGTACTACCCATGAGGAGGAGAGCGGCAAAAAGCATGAACCATCTGCCTCGAAGAACTTGAACTGTGAAGCGGACAATGTTTGCCGACACACTACCTGAATCCACCataattctttctttttcttcttaagcAACAAAGAAAGACTAAATGTAGGCACACACATATATGTCTCTCagcaaattaatatatataataCTCAACTTGAGACTCTTTTGGGTTTATTCTTCTGTTACATAGTGGACAAATTCTTTATTTTAACTCCATCAGATACCAGaatgtgatgtattatgcttACCCTCGCAAGTGGAAGAGATATAAAAACATTTTTTATTAGTATAAACCTACTCAAACCTCACTTATGCTTgcagacttctttttctttttcacttcaATGGCTTTTTCGATGCCATTGTTCAGCTGTAATTCGATGCCATCCACTTCGGACTTGCGcttctccttctttttctccATCTCAGTTGACATAACCTCCTCCATAGGCTCTACATCTCCTTCAGATACCTTTTCCTCGCTGCATTTCTTTTCTGAAGCTCCATCTTTGATACCCATGTCAATTACAAATTCATGAACGCTAACTCAAACATGAGTCACTATAAATTAAAGGAATCACCAAAGAAAATGCACTAAAGAAAAAGGTTTAAATTGGTAAGCGGTAGCATGAGAAATCAATTGTGTACCAGTTATTTTTCCTGACGCCTCTAATTTTTCCTCAGGATCACACTCATCATCAGTAGTAAAGAAGTTATATTCATCGTCAAATTCAAAAGCATGACCATATAAATTAGCTGCGCCCATAAACAAAattgataaataaatttgtcttccaTGATGTATTTGATCATTACAATTTTGAATCAGTATCCGATTGGAAGTGATTTTTTAAACTTGGGAAATAAATATGTTTTTAGGGTTAAGCAGAGTTTCATAATAAAAACTACTTACAAAGTCTATCACGTTCATCCTGTTCTATCACACGCTTTTTGATGATCTCATTATCTTCATCACTTTCCATTGACTCCCAATCAGCCAGATCTATAACCAAACTCATGCTGTCAACGCCAAAGAGAAACGAAAACTGTTCGAAGTGATTATGAAAAATCTGCATGACCGTGGTGAATGCTTTTGGGTTCAATGCTATGCTTGTGGTTGTGGGGCACTTGTGCCAGAAACATGTTTGTTTTGCTCGAAAGAAAAACCCGTTCCGAAAGAAAAACCCACTCTGACgtagcaaaaattaaaaaatcgagtcagattaaaaatattttaaaatctgAGTCAGAAACGATCTGACACAACAAAGTATGGCAATTCAGGTTCCATATTATCATGACAGTTACATTTTGACAGCCTTAATTACTAAGAATTTAATCGACTTGATTTGGCCATCAATCAGACCCACGATTATATAACTCAATTCTCTCCCAAAGTCGATTCGCTTTCACTCAAATGTGCGTTGGGATTCAATTTATTAGACAATCAAAGCCCACTAAATACACAATAATGGTTGCATTCCAACTCTCCTCTATATATACCCGACGACCACCAAGCACCATAGTCTCCTGTCTAACTGAACTCATCATTCTTTCAAACAATGGCTCTCATCAACAGCAAGTTGGTCCTTTTATTGGCAATTTCAGCTCTTATGGTATTTGTAGCTGCAAGGGAAGTGCCAGCAGTGATTCATTACCCAGGTCACAACTTAGCAGCTCGGATCAATGCGGATGACAGTGCTGGCATGGTTGAGTGCTGGAATGCACTATATGAGTTACGATCTTGCACAAACGAGATTATACTTTTCTTCATGGATGGCGAGATGTATCTAGGTCTTGAATGTTGTAGGGCTATCCGTATCATAACTCGTGAATGCTGGCCTTCTATGCTTACTACTGTTGGTTTTACTGCTGAAGAGGGAGACATCTTACGGGGTCATTGTGATGCTCCACACTCGGAAGCACCTCGTTCTTCACCTGTTACCATGCTTCCTCCGGTAGATGCTCCTGCTCAGTCACCATCTATCTCAGGACCAAGTACTGCCCCAATGGTGGTTGGGTAGATAATTTTCCTTCAACTAGAACCTAGTCCTGCCTATTAGTTACTGTTAAGGTCACGAGTGATGGTTGTTTGTTTTGAGTTGTAgtctttttggttttttaatCATGAATAAGAATATAGTTTTTTAATCATGGAAAATACTTAAATCAATCATCCAGATATAATTGCAGGAGACaataaagatataaaaaataCTGAAAGCCATGACAAAATTTGCTACCACATGCCCCATAGAGATGAGAAGATTTAAAGGCTTTTTCATTAAAACTGTGAAGAATAATTAAAACTGTCaagttaacaagaaaaaaaaaaactaataaacaGTACTTAACTAATAATCAAAACATAAGAAAAAAATTGGTCACTCATatgcagagaaagaaaacaaaaatcagtTCAGAAAAGCTCAGAAACATTGGCAGGCAGTTCCTCGATAGTTATGTTGTAAAACCTCTGGATGTCATACAGCTTACTCATGTCCTCCTTGGTTACGAAATTGATAGAAACTCCCTTCCTTCCAAATCGACCGCTACGTCCAATACGATGAAGATAATTCTCAGGCTGCGTTGGAAGATCATAGTTAATAACAAGAGAGACTTGCTGGACATCAATACCACGAGCAAGAAGATCGGTAGTGATAAGGACACGTGAGGAACCAGATCTGAATTCTTGCATGATAACATCTCTTTTGTTCTGGTCCATATCTCCATGAGTAGCTGAGACGGTGTGGTCACGTGCACTCATCTGGTCAGTCAACCACTCAACCTTACGTCGGGTGTTAACAAAGATAACACTCTGGGTAATGGCCAAAGTTTCATACAGATCACAGAGTGTGTCGAGCTTCCATTGGTCCTTTTCAACGTCGACATAGAATTGCTTGATACCCTCGAGGGTAAGCTCATCACGCTTAACCAGAATTCTAactgg from Papaver somniferum cultivar HN1 unplaced genomic scaffold, ASM357369v1 unplaced-scaffold_19, whole genome shotgun sequence includes these protein-coding regions:
- the LOC113339051 gene encoding protein NUCLEAR FUSION DEFECTIVE 4-like, which codes for MVDSGSVSANIVRFTVQVLRGRWFMLFAALLLMGSTGGAYIFGIYSKEIKKTLGYDQTTLNTLGFFKDLGSTIGIFSGLIAEVTPNWFVLLLGASLNFVGYFMAWISISGRISKPHIWQMCLYICLGANSQNFTLTSVTVTSVKNFPDNRGTLIGLLKGFTGLSGAVMTQLYLAIYGNDSKSLILFIAWLPAVISIFFLYAIRLIKLSRQSKVEKRVIYKYLWISVVLALFIMVITITQKQKTFSHSGYVVTATIVCILLLTPLSITIKEELVIWNLMKKDLAPEMITVETPSLVNPIPQPLNTTPSMEEENQKPKISCFTDVFKPRPERGEDYTILQAILSIDMLLLVIGGFCGLGTSLTAIDNLGQIGESLGYPTLTISTFISLMSIWNYFGRVCIGLTSEILLTRWKFPRTLVMAIILLSSCTGHILIAFPIPGSIYIASVIIGFCYGAHVTLIFTIISELFGLKYYSTLYNCGILAMPLGSYVFNVRVAGFLYDREALKQLNVLGLGRDIGKELTCIGKHCYRLCFIILAAAAFIGALSSFVLFIRTRRFYQGDIYKNFRQETTMANTEAKTTELVSPVTVLKK
- the LOC113338573 gene encoding egg cell-secreted protein 1.2-like codes for the protein MALINSKLVLLLAISALMVFVAAREVPAVIHYPGHNLAARINADDSAGMVECWNALYELRSCTNEIILFFMDGEMYLGLECCRAIRIITRECWPSMLTTVGFTAEEGDILRGHCDAPHSEAPRSSPVTMLPPVDAPAQSPSISGPSTAPMVVG